TGTGACACGGGGTggttttaactgaaaaaaattaggggcaTTTAACTTTAACGGTCAACTATTAAAGTTTACGGTCAAAGAacttttttgatgcattttggcaattgagagcaaaaaaaaaaaagcaggggcttaaatgcttattttgaaaatttttgagggtctttttcatacattttgacagttcaagtacccaattgagtaaaaaaaacaggggcttcatttcttttctttttttctttttgaaaaagtttgagggcctttttgatacattttgaagTTCAAATactcaattgagtgaaaaaaataggggcttaattgtttttttaaaaaaaaattgagggcTTTTTACACCTTTAagccaaatatatattttattttttaaaaaatatgagtgAGCTTAAAATGAGTTTAGGTTAACTAtatacaaaaatgaataaatttggacaaaattttaagctcatattTCGGACTAAGTCGGGCCAGACAGGACTTGAATAAGCATAAAGTGTGTTAATATCAAGTTTAAGCACCGTCCAAACCTCAACCCGACTCGACTTATGAACACTTCTACATCACATtattttcatacatatatatatatatatcctataatatattacaaaattatatcttttttcttttattcatcatttcacactaattatcaatttcattttattttattttacaaattttgaaaagttaattattaaaatgtaatccacgtaaattataaaaaataagaagCAAGTCGATTTCTCGATAAAACGTAAACGTAAACTATTAAGTTTTACtgcttcaaaaatttaaaaaaagttttactAGTTAGTTACACATAAATtgctaaattaataattttattaattatttctatataaatggttaaattgttaattttaattctataaaTTCACATGAAAGTTtaacaatattatcaaatttaattagcttcttaattttaataaagtacGAGGAATAAATGTTGACAAATTAAAGTGAATATactaattttcatcaaaattagaATTACACCaaaatattactataaattGCAAGTTTGTAACTTTACTTTATGATACCCTTAAAGCattcattatcaaaatttattgtaaattaaaaactaagatacaaccataaatatttaaaagaaaataaacgagCAGTAGAATTTACTCAATATTAATCAAGAAGAAATTAACTTGTGTGTGGAAGAAGCAAATTGGTCTTATTGGAAGAATGTTCAATGGAAGGGTGCCCAATGCCATGGCGTTTGTTAGGGAACCACATGAAGGCCAATGAAACTACGAGTGCAATCGGAGGCAATGCAATTAGGCATATTAAAGCCTTGGAATTGGTCGACAAAGATGGATAAAAGCACTTCACGGTGTTGGGTTCCAAAAGGACTAAAACTGCGAACACCATCGACGAAAAGAAAGCGTGCACGAAGTCGCTCAACCGAAGCTTGTAGCTCGACAAGTTCACCAAATCCGACTCGAATGATGATGGCGACGGCCAAAGACCCTTGAAAGTCGCTATCCCGTAATGAGTTTTTCCGTCGCGATCTTTGTAACTGTCGGTAAAGCAACTGAAACTGCAGGTGAAGCCACAAAGGACAATGAGAATGGCGGCTGATTGTTTGTTGAGTGGAGTTTTGCAATTGCCATTGTCAGTTAAAACAGGGTTTAAGAAGTTGAAAATGAAGACAGTTCCTGTGGGAAGGAACTTGACGAGGTTGCCCATTTTGGAACATAACAAATCAAATGCCATGATGGGGCTGTTTGAATTTGAAGAACTGAGaaggtttttttatatatatttttatttttaaggtttgCAGGGTTATATAAGCTTGTTCTTCGTATGTATTTATAGGGCAGAATTTTAATAGCGGATTaagaataattgaatttaaaaaaaaagaagaaataattaaaagaaaaagaataaaatgggGATTGATATTGTTGACGTGGAATCGACTCTTTTGAGAGAAGTTATTGAAGTGTTAGTTTTTGAGATGCTAATATTGACTGCCAACAATCAAATGTATTGATCACGTGTCGGGATTTTATCATCAGCCTTCATAGAGAGTCGTATACGATTCATGGAGGGGGAGCCTCAGTTAGCGGAGATCAGTACCTGCAAGACTTGGGTGACTTAAACTTAGGAACAATACCTTCAATTGTTGATGACTTGATTTAACTACCTAAAAAATTGacacttgaaaatattttcgCTGACTCATTTCCCCATCCAATATATATTGGAATTTCTTCTACGTAAAATTCAATGATATATTAGATACACATAGGACTAATGATGGTAATATAATAGTTAAAAACGTAACAGTTTGCATTTagcttaaatttgaaaatttcctAATTCTGTTAGCAAGTTGTTTTCCATAAATTTCCtttattcatacaaaatatacTTATAACGTGGTATCCAATAATTTTGAGTTCAAATACTTATCAATCagttcaaaatggtaaaattctTAATTTGTTAGTAGACTGTTTTGGAAAGAATTCGAAATTAGAAAGTTTTAATCAttacttcaaaacccattttGATTCTCAAATTGCATCTACtgaattgattttcttttactttatttgttttttttaaaacttattatttcaaaatttttaatttttaaatgacaGTGTCACATCATCATTCATTTACACATGATATGTTAGCATAACATCGGCTGAACTAGTCGTGATTAGCAATCATATTACCACATTAATGATTAAAGACAATTttcattaacaaaaaaattagagtgTTTGGATAGCGCAGAGTTGTTTTCCTTGTATAGAGAACCTTGCGGACTTCATAATGCATCTTAAGGGAACTTGACACATGTCTCTTGACAGAATTAACATTCCAACGAACTATGCATGACCGACCTATACATCAACCAGCGAATCTTGAGGTAACTTGCGAACCTTAGCCTACCGAACCTTAGGACTATGCATTTCCACTAAGATTATGTGAGGCCTACGTGGGAGTAGAAGGTCATTGATTGCTAGTCGTCCTAAGACGTCTTATCCTAGGACGTAGCATCATTGTCACTGCTAGGAGTATCAAATCAGACTCCCGTGTCAATAACCCAGGACATGTAGCTAAGCTTGTCTCCTACTATAAAAGGACCATGCAAACAAATCAAATAGACTTACATACTCACTTCTTCCTTAATTCATAAACTCTCCTACCAGATAAGTTCCCTTACTAATCTTCACTAGAACACACCACCGTGTAAACCATCATCTACTTTCACATGTTAATCCAACGGTTAACAATTGATACGATGAGCATAGACGACATGTCAAACCTAGGTATAAATGATCCTTCTAGCATCGAGTTTGATCCCACCAATGACCAAACAATAGACCCCATTGTTAAAAATATTGGAGTAAATATAGACCAAACTCGGACGACCCAGAACCAAGATACCTTGCATGGCAATCAAAGCTTAAAccaataaaatcaaaccaaCCCTCAACCTTAAAACCAACAAAACCGATACCAATATAACCTATACCAACAATTTCACCAATACCTTCCCCATGGTATTACAACCCCCAAACTCAACATCAAGCCGGAGCATCACCAATCAATCAGGGATCCCAACATCATCAGTCAGGCAACCAACAATATTTGGACAAGCAGGAAATAATGAGACCCATGGAGGAGCAATTATCATCATAGTAGAGAAGATATCAGGAACAAAAAAAGTTTATCCAAGAGAAAATGTATAAACAAAAGCAGGAAAATGAAAggaatgaaataaatgaaaagctCATCGAAGAATTGAGAATAGGTAGGATGAAGCATGATCAAAACCCACCATAGAGAGAGGAAGAATCCATCCATTATGACCATAATCGTCGACATAAAACCCGAGGTAATGATGATTTAGAAGATGttaaaaaagatgataattatgAGTATGGgtgtgatgatgatgatgatgatgatgacgacgaTGATGATAGCGATGATAATTATATCTATTCTAGTAAACATACTTTGAAGTAGAAAGTTGAAAAACTAGAGAAGCATATATAGGATTCCTAGAAACTCCAATCATTAGGGTTGGTCAAAATATACAAGAATGAGCCTTTAGCCATTAAAATATTGAGGCACTGTGTCCTTCCACCTTCAAATTCCCGAAAATGATGTATGATAGTTGAGAAGATCCCCAAGACTTTTGGCCCATTATGTAaatcataataacatatttGGAGCCTTAGATAAGGATAAATGTAGAGTGTTCTCTATGACACTGAAGGATTCAACCCAAAAAAGGTACTTACAACTACCACAAAACTCTATTTCAAACTTGGAGCAGTTGGCAGACCTATTTATGAGTAGGCTTTTAGTGAGCAAGATATTGAAACAGTCACATGCATACCTCTTCTCTATCAAGCAATGTGAGGATGAACGTTTGCGAGACTTTCTGAAAAGGCTAAGCGTAGCAACCGTGATTAAAAAGAATATTCCTGAAGAGTTTTTTGTTCAAGCCTTCTTATCCAGAACAATGCACCAATTCTTGAAGTATAACTTGGAGGGAAAACCCCTTGCTGGCCTATTAGAAATATATAAGACAACCCATATGTAACATGCCAAACCCATTTCTTTAGGAGGATCCAAGTATAACATGTCACTACAGAGAAATCATCTATctttaaaactaattttggcGGATACTTTGTAAAACTAGGGTGTTgtattaaacatttaataaaataataaaataaagtataagcCATGTGGCGTATAAGCTTTAATAAGATGATTTTCATTGTATGAAACAAAACATTAGAAAAACATTTCATAACTCAAATGAAGCTTCATTAAATCATAGTTTATCAACATAGGTTTCGAGTAAAAATCCTTCTTAAAATACAATCAGACATCAACCCCATATGTCATGCatagtacaaaaaaaaaaaaagaagtctCACAACAGCAGACGTCCTCTGGCGTAGTCTAACagaattttccttttcttcaacAACAAGCCTAAAAAGGAAAGGTAACtaaataagttcaaaagaacttagtgagttccataAGAAGTCTTATCAATAACCACTAATACATCATTAAAATCATATCAAAGAGTCAAACACAATAACATAGTTCACCAGAGGGTGAGTACTATACACAGACAGTCTATATGCCATTTTACTATTCCTTTGGCGCAAACACTACACCCATATGACTATACAGATAAACTTTCTTCATGCCAGCCACGTACTCAAATCCTtagttaatttcatattatatattcCATTCATATTACTTTGTTTGTATCATTTTTCGTGATTTTCCAATCTAGTTTGCAACATATGTTTTCCGTTTTAGAGGCTACACAACTAATTTTATGTATCATGATCTTCCAGTTCAATGTATATTCTATTAAAGGCATCACCATGAATATTTTTCCTTCACATCTTTTCCATGATCTAGCCATATCATTCTTTTTAGAAGCAGAAAGTAGTGACTTAAGCATGAAGGACGATTCTTTACTTTAGCATAGACATTACAGAACCAAACTAACAACTTTAAATAACCACATTTTATATACGCACACTTCACATTTACTAAGCATAAGTACTTACcttacatgaaaaataaaataagaatactACACACATAGAATTAtgaaggaactcaccagaaatACAACAAAATCTATATAGTAGGACCTTTGCCTTTACCACTCGGACCTTCTATAGTGTCTTgagctaaaatataattaattaaacttattagAGCATTACACCATTGAAACCAAACGTGTATGCAAGAAACATTAACGCTTAAATCAGAATAAAAAAGTTTCCTTCCTTACATACTAATATGATACTTATGCATGCAGagttaaaaatacataaataactataaaaataacttaaggTTCATCAGTATTTACTAAAGAGCTAAAACAAACATAGGAGTTGGTTGAATACAACAAACCCAAATTCAGACAAGTTTTTGGATATAAGCTTTTTAGAGAATGCagagaaaatcaagaagaagatgaatgcaaaaaaaagaaggaaaaattttaTCGGTGAAGACATTGATATTCTTATATACTTAAGCATAGAGACAAGACAAGGTTTAGTGGAAGGATTAGATTATTCTACAAACACTCTTGATTTTCATGATTAAGTGCACTTATCATCATTTAAGTCTTATCAACTACAGTATCTTAGTTCCATATTAACAAGTTCTCACTAGTCTAACTACATAgtcttataaaattaataaaaaaatctatgaaACTACAGATTTGACGAGTTCGCTAAAACATCTAGGGTGGTGTATAGTTAAAGAAGAATTCACAAAACCACAGATCTTGCTAAAACGCAGACTTCACCAATCGATGCATGCATAAAATCCCATAGCCACAACTAATACTTTACTTACTCAGAACTACAATTAGTACaataaacaataacaataaatagAGACTTCGTCGAGcaggctattacaactctccccacTTAGAAAGTTTCGTCCCCGAAATTCATACTTGAAAATAACTGTGCATACTGTTATCTCATTCTCTTTCCGAGGTAGCTTCTTCAATACTATGATTTCTCTATAGAACTTTTACTAAGGgaactcttttatttcttagCTCTTTTACCTCTCTTGCTAAAACACTAACAAACTCTTCTTCACAAGACAAGTTCAGTTCAACCTCTAACTCTTCAATCTATACAACATGATCAGGATTGGATCTACACTTCCTcaacatagatacatgaaacacCTTATGAATCTTTGATAACTCAGGAGATAGATCTAATCTGTAAGCTACAGGTATAACTTTTTCAAGAACTTCATAAGGTCCTACCAACCTGAGACTTAGTTTTCCTTTTTGGCCAAGTCTGATAATGTTCTTTCAAGGACAGACTTTCGAAAATACCTTATCCCCGGATTCAAATGAAATTACTTTTCTGTTCAGATTTGGATAAGCTTTCTGACGATCCTATGTAGCCTTTAAATGATTTCGAATAATAAAgactttctcttcaatttctcatACTACTTCAAGACCCACTAACAAATAGGTGTTCTACACCTTCTACCATACAAAACCTCAAATGAAGAATTAAGACTGGCatgaaaactatttttataagcaaactcaaccAAAGGAACATACCTTTCTCATTTCAATCAAAAATCAATTacacaacttctcaacatatcttccaaaatccGAATAACTCTTTTAGACTAACCATCaatttgaggatgaaatgtAATACTAAACAGTAACTTAGGTCCCATAGATCTCTGTAACTGATTCCAAAACCTCGAGGTAAACCTTGGATATCTATCAAACACTATGGAAGAAGAAAGATCATAAAGGTGTACTGTCTTAGCAATATACAATTTAGCTAACTTCTCCACAGAATAATCAGTATTCATAGGCAGaaaatgagctgacttagtAAGCCAATCTATTATTACCCatacataatttctttttagaagGACTGAGAAGCAAACTTaacacaaaatccatagtaattctatCCCATTTCAATTCTAGAATTTCTAAAGGATATAATTtacctgaaggtacctgatgttcaactTTGACTTTCTGAGAAGTTAAACAAGTTGAAACGTACTCTacaatttctcttttcatacTAGGCCACCAATATGAGCTTTTCAAATCTCTATACATTTTGATGCTCCTAAGATGGAGTGAAAAAGATCCCTAATGAGTTTCTCTGAACAACTATTTTCTCAACCCATGCCTAATTGGTACAAACATTCTATTCATGAATCTTAACTCACCATCATTTCCTAAACTGAAATTTGTTGTTTTGCCAGATATCATTCTCTGCTTAAACACTTCACACAGAATATATTTCATCTTCTCATAATAATATTGAAAGAAAGGTTAGCTTTACCACTAACTCTGCTAGCAGGGATCCGTTATTAGACATACTCACTTTTGCTCGAAGAGACAATAATGCTGCCACAATTTTTCTACTCAAAGAATCTACTACCACATCTGTCTTTCTAAGATGGTATTCAAttatcaaatcataatctttaaaCAACTCCAACCATCTCTTTTAATGTAAATTTAGATCcttctgagtcatcaagtactATAAAATTTTGTGATTAGAGAATACATGACACTTCTCTCCATACAAATAATGTCTCCATATTTTCAATGCTAACACCACTATTGACAATTCTATGTCGTGAGTAGGATAGTTTCTCTTATGAGGTTTAAGCTGACATGATGCATAAACTATAATCTTTCCTTTTTGCATAAGTACAAATCCTAACTCATTCAAATATGCATCAGTGTAAACTATATACTTTGTCATAGACTCTAGTTCTGCCAATACTAGAGCTTCTGttaaaaatgttttcaatttctCAAACATTTGTTGCCATTCGTCGTTccacttaaaattttctttttttttctcagtaACTGAGTTAGAGGTAATGCTATCATAGAAAAACCCTTTACAAATCTTCTGTAATAACCATCTAATCCCAAAAAATTGTGAACTTCAGATATGTTTTTGGGCGTATTCCACTCAAACACTATTTTTATCTTGGCGGggtcaactttaataccatcgtAACGTGTAGTtagtgcaagtgtacacaattgttatcaagtaataagtaaaaaagttatcgtctccatagggactgtgcatattattcaattaatagtaaaattaaagttCACAAGTTGGTGATAAAAACACAGTATTTTGAGTGATggatgtaaacaataattaactaaatgcaAGATGATCCTTAAAGcaatttaatctaaatgcaaTGTATGCAATAGGATGAATGATATGGGTTTAGTagcaaaatcacaaaattcaacaacaataacatgCATTGGTTAGAATAGTCACATTATTCAACTTAGTTCATTTTTATCATGCTTACAATGTTCCAAAAAAATAATCTAAGGCAACTCGACCTTTCATTAGTTGAAACTAATATTAAGTCATTtcggaatcttttacttagaaaaacatgcattttactgatcatattcaACTAAGGGTTTCCAAGAATTCATGTGAAATAACAGGGATGggtggaaacacaaaaatatacacatattttcatgccctttttaactcaaatccATGCAGTTTCAGTgaaattcttgttgaaaaatatttaattattataaaataattaaattgtacttaaattattcacatgttgaattttaattaatcttataataaaatttgattaattttgatcatttttgacCGATTCGCACGGCTCGGCAAACACTACTAAAAgcacaaaatcgagaagcaattttcaagcatcaaggcgaattaattttttagcctaagacgatccaaattatgtgtattaattcataatataattaattttaattttaatccaatttaatttgggttagataaattattaattaattatgaaaagtggcctagttgagctgaaccgagaaaacggatccaaccgagcactgggcagcccaaaaccgtcccacatgctgacccaatcagcttgctTGGCTTATTATTTCACTTGCAAAATGGCCCTTGAACACTCCttcaaattccattcaaacCCTTCCACTATTTGtgcctttctagatttgcccctacATTAAAATAGCAGGTTTGAAttcttcaaacttgccacatgtgtggcggCCATGGGGGGACTCTACGGCTActgatttttgctaattttagcagtcatctcaacctataaataccccctttgCTACTCACTTCAAATACATCTGAATCCTTCTCATCTTTTcacttttatctcattttactCTCTTCATTCCCTTCCATATTTCTTCATTTCCTTCCCCTGTTCCCTTGCCTATTTCACCTATTGAAAACGATTCaatcaaccaccatttggagcagcattcaagtTTTCGTAGAAGCCTTGGTTCGACAAGAACAAGCGAAGAAGGAAgagtggagcaaactagtcaagtcACAGAgaaaacaccggatttgattcttgtttcctatccttttaattttgttgttgttatgatgaacatgtctatgaataattgtgatgttgataggtttaatttaattaatatggcttaaatttaattcgtgttaggttgattgcatttctcctacttaatttattaaaattgtgtttgtgttgttataggcctcggtaagatgtttgattaagtaaaaccatgactaagttattcttgcattacaattgtaaggtaactaatgaattaattatttaaacggattgaaattgtaattaattgacacgatacttaatcagtgcatgtttaatcatctaaggtagctgagggttaaattagcaatggtatctaacgatacattagccttgcataacttgcaagattattgtgattaaactgtttcaaggtagaaatacattgttacctaacatgatattttatgtgcttatgagattgaattaattgtttgaattggcatagagatatgtacaagagattattttgatttcataagtatgtatgtgcattaacacatttgcttattaaaatttgtttaatcggttgaaatGATGAGAGAGAtgtagtcaagagataaatggattttggcaAGTAAGTATTTCATAAGTTAgaaaattaccgagttgccataaatttattcgtaacaacatgaacatgagtttaataattctaagctaagaaatgtaattaatctaacacaattatgtcatcttgattaaaatcatcttttgaaatcatgaattggaacttttattttatttttatttattttacttagttaaaatcctagtttttaatcacctcctcaaatcaaaatatttttcttcaccaaagtgattttaaaattgcattcataaataattcttttcacaatacccgtgggtacgataacttgacatttacttgtcactttattacttgttgcgattgtgtacacttgcacattttagTCGTTCCAAGTTTCTGGCGCCGTTgtcggggactgttttaaaaagtcattatttgtgaatttgttacttttgcattttggtttatttttctgtacaattttaacttaattaatttttctgtgattatttcaagtgtttatgagtattgaccaaattattgatttactccctatagaccctgaaattgaacgaacttttcgacagtgaagaagacaagcaagtcagggaaggaccgaagagatgaaccttgaaaatttgaatcaatGAAACGAAACAAAccctgctcaaaatcctatccttattgctaatgatagggatagagctctaaGGCGGTATGTTGTGCCagtgtttcatgatcttaaactgggtattaggagacccgaaATTGGGGCACAAAAATTCGAGCTAAAGCCAGTCATGTTATTCCACACCGAAGATCCTCATCTTCACTTaagattgtttatggaggtgagcgattctttcaagttagtcGGAGTACCTGAAGATGCATTACGATTGAAGCTATTCCTATATtcgctaagggacagagctcgagcATGGTTGAACTCATCGCCaccaaattcaatttccacatggCTAGAGTTAGTAGaaagattcctcatgaagtatttctCGCCTAgtaagaatgctaagttgaggaacgagatcattgctttccaacaaatggatgatgagtccttgtatgaggcatgggaaaggtataACGAATTATTACGGAAGTGCCCTCATCgcggaatcccacattgcatcTAACTTGAGAcgttttataatggtctcaatgcccacacaaggatggtagtggatgcttctgctaatggtgctctcctttctaagtcttataatgaggcttatgaaatcattgagaggattgccaggaacaattatcaatggccaaccaatcaaGCAGCTTTAGGAAGACGAGTCGCTAGAATAGATGAAGTAGACACTCTTACTTCACTCGCATCTTAGGTATCCTCAATATCCTcaatacttaaaaattttaccactaatgggtttAATGTTTCTCAGCACAGCCACCAAATCAATTCGAAAATATAGCCTGTGTCTATTttggggaaggacatttgttcgaagaatgtccatcgaacccaGAATCcatgtattacatgggtaaccagaaccaaaatcgaggaaggcaaggattgtaatccaatttctataacccatcGTGGCGAAACCTCCCGAATTTTTCCTGGAGTAACGAAGGGGCTGGAACCAATAACACTTACGTCCAACCTAGACGAACCCAGCCACCTGGTGTCCCCCAAGAAGGtcagaaaccaacccaagtTGAACCGTCAAATAGCTTAGAGAACCTATTAAAGGCATACATGGCA
This genomic window from Gossypium raimondii isolate GPD5lz chromosome 10, ASM2569854v1, whole genome shotgun sequence contains:
- the LOC105775798 gene encoding protein DMP2; protein product: MAFDLLCSKMGNLVKFLPTGTVFIFNFLNPVLTDNGNCKTPLNKQSAAILIVLCGFTCSFSCFTDSYKDRDGKTHYGIATFKGLWPSPSSFESDLVNLSSYKLRLSDFVHAFFSSMVFAVLVLLEPNTVKCFYPSLSTNSKALICLIALPPIALVVSLAFMWFPNKRHGIGHPSIEHSSNKTNLLLPHTS